One window from the genome of Acuticoccus sp. I52.16.1 encodes:
- a CDS encoding toll/interleukin-1 receptor domain-containing protein, giving the protein MSRIFISHSSKDNAGAVALADWLTRNGWNDLFLDLDPERGIAAGERWERALHDAADRCEAVIFLVSRNWIASDWCGREYDLAQKLSKRLFGVLIDDLTIPEIPPRFTATWQFTDLQSGEDHELFRALVPPSDIELHVTFSKKGLIRLRQGLMRAGLDARFFAWPPADDPDRAPYRGLLPLEAADAGIFYGREAPLVVAIDALRDLAGRGAPRLFVVQGASGAGKSSFLRAGLLPRLARDDRVFRPLLPIRPFRAVLTGEKGSFVASLQASFGRAGMASSRADVEPLFADPISLGQRLAELAFRARVPPMPGEAPIRAPVIIIPVDQAEELSQSEGAGEAARFLTLIRELTESDTVHNVGGERVPLRVLALFTIRTEAYSALQTATALDGLKQTVFSLGPMPKGAFETVIEGPARRRTAETRKPLIIEPTLTEALLADVENGGGRDTLPLLAFTLERLFRQFQNLSGTTSLSLANYQTLGRLPGAIEAAVTQAFEAADLDPRVPKDPVARLENMRLGLIPWLAGIDPVTKEPRRRVARLSEIPENARPLIGHLVSARLITSDRTPGADEATLEPAHEALLRRWSTMRGWLNDDADLLSTLEGVLQATREWEANEGRSEWLIHSAGRLDDAERLLIRPDLADGAMADGGGRRGEIGKKLGSSERNYLAACRIAYNAQRDRELSITRQLKEEAELRAAAESAHAKAEHEKAEEANQRAAAERRGKKRALRLSYVAAGALVLTTVAAGIAASKWLEARNAHDVTFGFVQGVVSNLADSHSDLIGMPRGQLIGLLRSASALAEQAANYSRRNAASVRARLNSGKSLALAFIEIGDIETADTALSDALQLAVTSCHEFNDSSVCAIGSEVALLYADLLFANHRISVGVDTLKDGLKLAHASGTFDGEIAQARIQNRLGDYYYARRELVVAESLFSGAIASLETNALQSDQRLISVKIRALVRLANTSALKGQQNEALSGLVNAVELAERQILSADGRITPLLDLSFALESLYRLDGYDGEGVPLPEWHSLYRAIRLLSEARGHDPKNAEVRIALLRLQAVYSRLSPSVSVSESEQVSYERLIESWGDLPEKQRQLPETAAFLVSLALDAVTAAENDQTKDSLIQRALSASEPVVYHADWNIDYLLLIREVLDRAPPKGGSCNERVAAIGNAVATFSQQNRKSVYKIFESTCFDLPLIKFSATP; this is encoded by the coding sequence ATGTCTCGCATATTCATAAGCCATTCGAGCAAAGACAATGCCGGTGCCGTCGCGCTTGCCGATTGGCTCACGCGCAACGGATGGAACGACCTTTTCCTCGATCTCGATCCGGAGCGAGGCATTGCGGCGGGGGAGCGCTGGGAGCGAGCTCTCCATGATGCGGCGGACCGATGTGAAGCCGTCATTTTTCTCGTCAGTCGCAACTGGATCGCGTCCGATTGGTGTGGGCGTGAATACGATCTTGCGCAGAAACTGTCCAAGCGTCTCTTTGGCGTACTTATCGACGATCTGACGATTCCGGAGATCCCCCCGCGCTTCACGGCGACTTGGCAATTCACTGATCTGCAGTCCGGGGAAGATCACGAGCTATTTCGCGCCCTCGTCCCGCCGTCAGACATCGAGCTCCACGTCACGTTCTCGAAGAAGGGCTTGATCCGATTGCGGCAGGGACTCATGCGCGCCGGGCTCGATGCGCGCTTCTTCGCCTGGCCGCCGGCCGATGACCCCGATAGAGCGCCTTATCGCGGTCTTTTGCCGCTCGAAGCCGCGGACGCTGGGATATTCTACGGCAGGGAAGCCCCCCTTGTTGTCGCCATTGACGCGCTCCGGGATCTTGCCGGCCGCGGCGCGCCCAGGCTTTTCGTCGTTCAGGGTGCGTCCGGAGCCGGTAAGTCGTCGTTCCTGCGTGCCGGCCTTTTGCCACGGCTGGCCCGCGACGACCGCGTCTTTCGACCGCTCCTTCCGATCCGCCCGTTCCGAGCAGTCCTGACTGGCGAAAAGGGTAGCTTTGTTGCTTCGCTTCAGGCGAGCTTCGGACGAGCTGGGATGGCTTCGTCGCGTGCCGACGTGGAGCCTCTATTCGCAGACCCAATCAGCCTCGGGCAACGTCTCGCGGAACTGGCGTTTAGGGCCCGTGTTCCACCGATGCCCGGCGAGGCACCGATACGCGCTCCGGTAATCATCATTCCCGTAGATCAGGCCGAAGAGCTCTCTCAGTCTGAGGGCGCTGGCGAAGCAGCCCGCTTTCTCACGCTGATCCGCGAGCTCACGGAGTCGGACACCGTGCATAACGTGGGTGGCGAACGAGTTCCTCTGCGGGTTCTAGCGCTGTTCACTATCCGCACCGAGGCGTACAGCGCACTTCAAACGGCGACCGCACTGGACGGTCTGAAGCAGACCGTATTCAGCCTCGGCCCGATGCCGAAAGGTGCGTTCGAAACGGTGATCGAGGGGCCCGCGCGCCGCCGCACCGCTGAGACCAGAAAGCCGCTGATAATCGAGCCTACACTGACTGAAGCGCTTCTCGCCGATGTGGAGAATGGCGGCGGCCGGGACACGCTACCACTCCTTGCGTTCACACTTGAGCGCCTGTTTCGCCAATTTCAGAACCTCAGTGGCACGACTTCGCTCTCCTTGGCGAACTACCAGACGCTTGGGCGGCTTCCGGGTGCCATCGAAGCCGCGGTTACTCAAGCCTTTGAAGCGGCCGATTTGGATCCGCGTGTGCCGAAAGATCCGGTTGCGCGGCTGGAGAACATGCGTCTTGGGCTTATTCCATGGCTTGCTGGCATCGATCCAGTGACGAAAGAGCCGCGAAGGAGAGTCGCTCGGCTATCGGAAATCCCGGAAAATGCGCGTCCATTGATCGGCCACCTTGTAAGTGCGCGGCTTATCACATCCGATCGCACACCCGGTGCCGATGAAGCCACCCTCGAGCCTGCACACGAAGCACTCCTTCGGCGGTGGTCGACGATGAGGGGGTGGCTGAACGATGACGCTGATCTCCTTTCTACGTTGGAAGGGGTTCTCCAAGCCACACGTGAGTGGGAGGCCAACGAAGGACGTTCCGAATGGTTGATCCATTCGGCAGGACGCCTGGACGATGCCGAGCGTCTACTAATCCGACCAGATCTTGCTGATGGTGCCATGGCTGACGGTGGCGGTCGACGAGGAGAGATTGGCAAGAAGCTTGGTTCATCGGAACGCAATTATCTGGCCGCGTGCCGAATTGCGTACAACGCCCAGCGCGATCGTGAGCTGTCGATTACGCGACAGCTCAAGGAAGAAGCCGAGTTACGCGCAGCCGCCGAAAGCGCGCACGCAAAAGCGGAGCATGAGAAAGCCGAAGAGGCCAACCAACGAGCCGCAGCTGAGCGACGTGGAAAAAAACGGGCGCTTCGGCTGAGCTACGTTGCGGCGGGGGCGCTTGTACTTACCACGGTGGCGGCTGGTATTGCCGCGAGCAAATGGCTGGAGGCCAGAAATGCGCATGATGTGACTTTCGGCTTCGTGCAGGGCGTCGTTTCAAATCTCGCCGACAGCCACTCCGATTTAATTGGAATGCCGAGAGGTCAGTTGATCGGCCTGCTTCGCAGCGCGTCCGCTTTGGCCGAGCAGGCAGCTAATTATTCTCGCAGAAACGCCGCTTCAGTGAGGGCCCGGCTCAATTCCGGAAAAAGTCTTGCCCTGGCATTCATTGAAATCGGAGACATCGAGACTGCTGATACCGCCCTCTCTGATGCACTTCAACTCGCAGTAACATCCTGCCACGAATTTAATGATTCGTCGGTATGTGCCATCGGCAGCGAAGTTGCTCTTCTGTATGCCGATTTGTTGTTTGCAAATCATCGCATTTCTGTGGGGGTCGATACCCTCAAGGATGGGCTCAAATTGGCACACGCCAGCGGCACGTTCGACGGCGAAATAGCGCAGGCTCGTATACAAAATCGATTGGGAGACTACTACTACGCACGCCGCGAACTCGTGGTTGCTGAGTCGCTTTTCAGCGGCGCAATAGCGTCATTGGAGACGAACGCATTACAATCTGATCAACGGCTGATCAGTGTAAAAATTAGGGCGTTGGTACGATTGGCAAATACCTCTGCGCTGAAAGGCCAGCAGAACGAAGCTCTTTCTGGCTTGGTGAATGCAGTTGAATTGGCAGAGAGACAAATTCTGAGCGCTGATGGCCGTATTACGCCCCTCTTAGATTTATCATTTGCTCTTGAAAGCCTGTACCGACTGGATGGATACGATGGCGAAGGTGTTCCCCTTCCCGAATGGCATTCATTGTATAGAGCAATCAGATTGCTTTCTGAAGCACGCGGCCACGACCCTAAGAATGCAGAAGTCCGAATCGCGCTGCTGCGCCTTCAAGCAGTTTACAGTCGTCTAAGCCCGAGTGTAAGTGTATCCGAAAGTGAGCAAGTTTCTTACGAAAGATTAATTGAATCATGGGGTGATCTACCTGAAAAGCAGCGCCAACTCCCGGAGACTGCAGCGTTCTTGGTCTCTCTGGCACTGGATGCTGTAACGGCTGCCGAAAATGATCAAACTAAAGATTCCCTTATTCAAAGAGCCCTCAGCGCATCAGAGCCGGTTGTCTATCATGCAGACTGGAATATTGATTATCTATTACTTATTCGTGAAGTTTTAGATAGAGCTCCTCCGAAAGGCGGTAGTTGCAACGAAAGAGTTGCGGCTATTGGTAACGCGGTAGCAACATTCTCTCAGCAGAATCGCAAATCAGTTTATAAAATATTCGAATCGACTTGCTTCGACTTACCTTTAATTAAATTTTCAGCTACTCCTTGA